Proteins co-encoded in one Diaminobutyricimonas sp. LJ205 genomic window:
- a CDS encoding SDR family oxidoreductase, producing MASPLFDITGRVAFVTGSSRGIGKAIAEGLAQAGAIVVLNGMNAERLEATRAEFAAQFGEDRIFARAFDVTDAEAAAEGIAWIESEVGPLSILVNNAGVQHRVPMLDLDVADWERVLTTNLTSAFLIGREAARHMIPRGKGKIINIASVQTDLARPTIAPYTASKGGIRNLTRAMTAEWAKDGLQINAIAPGYIHTEMTQNLVDDEQFNSWILGRTPANRWGTTTDIVGPALWLASDASNFVNGQVVFIDGGMTVVV from the coding sequence ATGGCATCACCACTCTTCGACATCACCGGTCGCGTGGCCTTCGTGACCGGATCCAGCCGTGGCATCGGCAAGGCGATCGCGGAAGGGCTCGCCCAGGCCGGAGCGATCGTCGTCCTCAACGGGATGAACGCCGAGCGTTTGGAGGCCACCCGCGCTGAGTTCGCGGCGCAGTTCGGTGAGGACCGCATCTTCGCGCGCGCATTCGATGTGACGGATGCCGAGGCGGCCGCCGAGGGCATCGCCTGGATCGAGTCCGAGGTCGGGCCGCTCAGCATCCTCGTCAACAACGCCGGGGTGCAGCATCGCGTACCGATGCTCGACCTTGATGTCGCCGACTGGGAGCGAGTGCTCACCACCAACCTCACCAGCGCCTTCCTGATCGGTCGCGAGGCCGCCCGCCACATGATCCCGCGGGGCAAGGGCAAGATCATCAACATCGCCTCGGTGCAGACTGACCTCGCCCGTCCCACCATCGCGCCGTACACCGCATCCAAGGGGGGCATCCGCAACCTCACACGAGCGATGACCGCCGAATGGGCGAAGGACGGCCTGCAGATCAACGCCATCGCCCCCGGCTACATCCACACCGAGATGACTCAGAACCTCGTCGACGACGAGCAGTTCAACTCCTGGATCCTCGGCCGCACGCCGGCGAACCGCTGGGGCACGACCACCGACATCGTCGGACCGGCGCTGTGGCTCGCGAGCGACGCCTCGAACTTCGTCAACGGCCAGGTGGTGTTCATCGACGGAGGGATGACGGTCGTCGTCTGA
- a CDS encoding GntP family permease, with the protein MTELELNWVLSAPALLGIAAAGIALLLVMIMKFKIHAFLALIIVSLLTAVAAGMPASSIVSTATTGFGNTLGSVALLVGLGAMLGRMLELSGGAQVLTDALIRKFGEKRAPLALGVASLLFGFPIFFDAGLVVMLPIIFSVARRLGGSFLGYAFPAAVAFSVMHIFVPPHPGPVAATGLLGADVGLVLLLGLVIAIPTWVIVGQWFGGWVGRRFQIPVPSILSGEDQRYKTFQSTPSLGTILLLLLLPLVLIFMNTGLNMLATAGVVSLEDTWVQVLRTLGETPVALLITVVLGMWLLGWSKRKPGSLVETVIDSALGPVSSVILITGAGGMYGYVLRQTGIGDALAGSLDSMGMPVIVAGFVIAAALRIAQGSATVALTTAAALIQPLVMGNPDFNAFELAAIVLAVAAGSVFAGHVNDSGFWLVSKFFEMDTKTTLKTWTVGQALIAVIGFVMALAFFLIAGMF; encoded by the coding sequence ATGACCGAATTGGAGCTGAACTGGGTGCTCAGTGCACCGGCTCTGCTGGGGATCGCGGCAGCAGGCATCGCGCTGCTGCTCGTGATGATCATGAAGTTCAAGATCCACGCCTTCCTGGCGTTGATCATCGTCAGCTTGCTCACCGCGGTCGCGGCGGGCATGCCGGCGAGCTCAATCGTGAGCACGGCGACCACCGGCTTCGGCAACACCCTGGGCAGCGTCGCGCTCCTGGTGGGTCTCGGCGCGATGCTCGGCCGGATGCTTGAACTGAGCGGTGGCGCCCAGGTGCTCACCGACGCGCTCATCCGCAAGTTCGGAGAGAAGCGGGCTCCGCTCGCGCTCGGCGTCGCGTCGCTGCTGTTCGGCTTCCCGATCTTCTTCGATGCGGGCCTGGTCGTCATGCTGCCGATCATCTTCTCGGTGGCGCGCCGCCTCGGCGGGTCCTTCCTCGGCTATGCCTTCCCGGCTGCCGTGGCGTTCTCGGTCATGCACATCTTCGTGCCGCCGCACCCCGGCCCGGTGGCTGCGACCGGCCTGCTCGGCGCTGACGTCGGACTGGTGCTGCTACTCGGTCTCGTGATCGCCATCCCCACCTGGGTGATTGTCGGTCAGTGGTTCGGCGGCTGGGTTGGACGCCGCTTCCAGATCCCGGTGCCCTCGATCCTGAGCGGCGAAGACCAGCGGTACAAGACCTTCCAGTCCACGCCGTCGCTCGGCACCATCCTGCTGCTCCTGCTGCTGCCGCTCGTGCTCATCTTTATGAACACCGGCCTCAACATGCTCGCCACGGCGGGTGTCGTCTCGCTCGAGGACACCTGGGTGCAGGTGCTCCGCACGCTCGGCGAGACCCCGGTTGCGCTGCTCATCACCGTGGTGCTCGGCATGTGGCTGCTCGGCTGGTCCAAGCGCAAGCCCGGCAGCCTGGTTGAGACCGTCATCGACAGTGCCCTCGGCCCGGTGTCCTCGGTGATCCTGATCACCGGTGCCGGTGGCATGTACGGCTACGTGCTGCGCCAGACCGGTATCGGCGATGCCCTCGCCGGCTCGCTCGATTCCATGGGCATGCCGGTCATCGTCGCCGGCTTCGTCATTGCAGCCGCGCTGCGTATCGCCCAGGGTTCGGCGACCGTCGCGCTCACCACGGCGGCCGCACTCATCCAGCCGCTGGTCATGGGCAACCCGGACTTCAACGCATTCGAACTCGCCGCCATCGTGCTCGCGGTCGCTGCCGGTTCGGTGTTCGCGGGTCACGTGAACGACTCTGGCTTCTGGCTGGTCAGCAAGTTCTTCGAGATGGACACCAAGACCACCCTGAAGACCTGGACCGTCGGGCAGGCGCTCATCGCAGTCATCGGCTTCGTGATGGCACTGGCGTTCTTCCTCATCGCCGGGATGTTCTAG
- a CDS encoding gluconokinase, which yields MTDVNSPRPIIVMGVQGSGKSTIGRDLAASLDRRFIDGDDLHTPEAKAKMASGHPLTDDDRRPWLTRIAQTIADALVTGDSIIVACSALKRQYRDLMRQIVPSLLFVHLSGSQELIAERLSQRNHEYMPQTLLDSQFATLEPLEADEAGAVVDLSRTPDEIVGRIKKETGQR from the coding sequence ATGACCGATGTGAACTCCCCACGCCCCATCATCGTGATGGGCGTCCAGGGCTCTGGAAAATCCACCATCGGACGGGACCTCGCGGCATCTCTCGACCGTCGGTTCATCGACGGGGACGACCTTCACACGCCGGAAGCCAAAGCGAAGATGGCGTCCGGACATCCGCTGACGGATGATGACCGTCGCCCGTGGCTGACGCGCATCGCGCAGACCATCGCCGACGCCCTCGTGACCGGCGACTCCATCATCGTGGCCTGCTCGGCACTGAAGCGGCAGTACCGCGACCTGATGCGCCAGATCGTGCCCAGTCTGCTGTTCGTTCACCTCAGTGGCAGCCAGGAGCTCATCGCTGAGCGCCTGTCCCAGCGGAATCACGAGTACATGCCCCAAACCCTGCTCGACTCGCAGTTCGCGACGCTCGAGCCGCTCGAGGCCGACGAGGCGGGAGCCGTCGTCGACCTTTCCCGAACCCCCGACGAGATCGTCGGGCGCATCAAGAAAGAAACAGGACAACGATGA
- a CDS encoding sugar kinase: protein MAEMSADAEVLTIGESMGSVRASGMLRLGGGANITIAGAESNVAIGLSRLGHRVRWAGRLGDDEVGALVTRTLRAEGVDTAVMIDATRPTGLLLVETRIADISRVAYYRAGSAASALEVADVENLLRSGTRVLHITGITAALSASAAEAITALARRAAGLGVTISFDVNYRRKLWTREAASAVLAPIARTASIVFASDDELGLVAEGAEADAAAELLRAGVSEVVVKRGGDGAGVYHAGGTLSVPARRVPVVDTIGAGDAFTAGYLSALLDGEDVAGRLERGTTLGAFAVTAAGDWESLPTRAELPLLDQAAGSTVR from the coding sequence ATGGCTGAGATGAGCGCTGACGCCGAGGTGTTGACCATCGGCGAATCGATGGGATCGGTCCGGGCGAGCGGGATGCTGCGGCTCGGCGGCGGCGCGAACATCACCATCGCCGGGGCAGAGTCCAACGTCGCCATCGGCCTGTCCCGACTCGGACACCGCGTGCGCTGGGCCGGACGGCTCGGCGACGACGAGGTCGGCGCACTGGTCACCCGCACCCTGCGTGCCGAGGGCGTCGACACTGCGGTGATGATCGATGCCACCAGGCCGACCGGCCTGCTGCTGGTCGAGACCCGGATCGCCGACATCTCCCGCGTCGCCTACTACCGGGCAGGCTCGGCCGCCTCGGCGCTCGAGGTGGCCGACGTTGAGAACCTGTTGCGGTCAGGCACTCGCGTGCTGCACATCACCGGCATCACTGCCGCGCTGTCGGCGTCCGCCGCCGAAGCGATCACCGCACTGGCCCGCCGTGCCGCAGGACTCGGCGTGACGATCTCGTTCGATGTGAACTACCGCCGCAAGCTCTGGACGCGGGAAGCGGCATCCGCGGTCCTCGCCCCGATCGCACGCACGGCGTCCATCGTGTTCGCCTCCGACGACGAACTCGGCCTGGTCGCCGAGGGCGCCGAGGCGGATGCGGCCGCCGAACTGCTGCGCGCCGGCGTCAGCGAGGTCGTCGTGAAGCGCGGCGGCGACGGCGCAGGGGTGTACCACGCGGGCGGGACGCTGTCAGTTCCCGCGCGCCGCGTGCCGGTCGTCGACACCATCGGAGCCGGTGACGCCTTCACCGCCGGCTACCTGTCTGCGCTGCTGGACGGTGAGGATGTCGCCGGCCGACTCGAGCGCGGCACGACTCTCGGAGCCTTCGCGGTCACCGCCGCAGGTGACTGGGAGAGCCTGCCGACCCGCGCCGAACTGCCGCTGCTGGATCAGGCAGCGGGCAGCACCGTCCGCTAG
- a CDS encoding bifunctional 4-hydroxy-2-oxoglutarate aldolase/2-dehydro-3-deoxy-phosphogluconate aldolase produces MTNVDLLDSLRQDRLLAIIRGTDRDASVRAALTLIDAGVRHVEVALTTTDALAVIETVAREAPADARIGAGTVLTADDVHRVRDAGATFAVTPAVVGSIAECARIGLPVLAGAMTPTEVITAMEQGATAVKLFPASVGGPSYLKALRDPLPTVPLLAVGGVGLDQAADYLAAGAVALGLGGPLVGDAGEGGSLDALRDRAARFRDTVAPWLR; encoded by the coding sequence GTGACGAACGTGGATCTGCTCGACAGCCTGCGGCAAGACCGGCTGCTCGCGATCATCCGAGGCACCGACCGTGACGCCTCTGTGCGGGCGGCGCTCACCCTGATCGACGCGGGCGTCCGCCACGTCGAGGTGGCGCTCACGACCACCGACGCGTTGGCGGTGATCGAGACCGTCGCGCGTGAGGCGCCGGCCGATGCCCGGATCGGCGCCGGAACGGTGCTGACTGCCGACGACGTGCACCGGGTTCGCGACGCCGGGGCGACCTTCGCGGTCACCCCCGCTGTCGTCGGCAGCATCGCCGAGTGCGCCAGGATCGGACTCCCGGTGCTCGCTGGGGCGATGACGCCGACCGAGGTGATCACCGCCATGGAGCAGGGCGCCACCGCGGTGAAGCTGTTCCCGGCGTCGGTCGGCGGACCGAGCTACCTCAAGGCGCTGCGCGATCCGCTGCCCACGGTGCCGCTGCTTGCAGTCGGCGGCGTCGGTCTCGACCAGGCGGCCGACTATCTCGCCGCAGGCGCCGTGGCGCTCGGGCTGGGTGGCCCGCTCGTCGGCGACGCGGGGGAGGGCGGCAGCCTCGACGCGTTGCGCGATCGGGCCGCACGCTTCCGGGATACCGTTGCCCCATGGCTGAGATGA
- the dgoD gene encoding galactonate dehydratase, whose amino-acid sequence MTLHLTADDPSAARDQPDLISRIETFLVAPRWLFVRIETQSGIVGWGEGSLEGNSGIVRTAIDQFAEYLVGRDASRIEDHWQVLTKGGFYRGGAVLASAVSGIDHALWDIAGKRLGVPVHQLLGGAVRDRIRAYGWVGGDDPSEVRDHIQAQIEVGLTAVKMNASGRMGKMGSSAELDAVVQRVAAAREVLGPERDVAVDFHGRFTLATARRLAPLLEPLHPFFIEEPLVPENSHAIGEFTRSTTIPVATGERLYSRQEFLPVLQAGIAVAQPDLAHAGGISEVRRIAALAEVYDVQLAPHCPLGPLALAACLQVGFATPNYLIQEQSIGIHYNQGAEVLDYVADTEPLKFVDGHFELLTAPGLGIEIDEEAVRAADAVGNAWRTPLWRHSDGSLAEW is encoded by the coding sequence GTGACGCTCCACCTCACGGCCGACGACCCGTCGGCCGCACGGGACCAACCCGACCTGATCAGCCGGATCGAGACCTTCCTGGTCGCCCCACGCTGGCTGTTCGTGCGGATCGAAACCCAGTCCGGCATCGTCGGCTGGGGGGAGGGGTCGCTCGAGGGCAACTCCGGCATCGTCCGCACCGCGATCGACCAGTTCGCCGAGTACCTCGTCGGCCGGGACGCCAGCCGGATCGAGGACCACTGGCAGGTGCTCACCAAGGGTGGCTTCTACCGCGGCGGAGCCGTGCTCGCCTCGGCGGTGTCCGGGATCGACCACGCGCTCTGGGACATCGCCGGCAAACGCCTCGGCGTTCCGGTGCACCAGCTGCTCGGCGGCGCCGTGCGCGACCGGATCCGGGCCTATGGCTGGGTCGGCGGCGACGACCCCAGTGAGGTGCGCGACCACATTCAGGCTCAGATCGAGGTCGGCCTCACCGCGGTCAAGATGAACGCCAGCGGGCGCATGGGCAAGATGGGATCCAGCGCGGAACTCGACGCCGTCGTGCAGCGGGTGGCCGCCGCCCGCGAGGTGCTCGGGCCGGAGCGGGATGTCGCGGTCGACTTCCACGGTAGGTTCACGCTGGCCACGGCACGCCGACTCGCGCCGCTGCTAGAGCCGTTGCACCCGTTCTTCATCGAAGAACCGCTCGTGCCCGAGAACTCGCACGCCATCGGCGAGTTCACCCGGTCGACGACCATCCCGGTCGCCACCGGCGAACGGCTGTATTCCCGGCAGGAGTTCCTCCCGGTGCTGCAGGCAGGCATCGCCGTCGCGCAGCCCGACCTCGCACACGCCGGCGGCATCTCGGAGGTGCGCAGGATCGCTGCACTCGCCGAGGTCTACGACGTGCAGCTGGCGCCGCACTGCCCGCTTGGCCCGCTCGCGCTGGCCGCCTGCCTGCAGGTGGGGTTCGCAACGCCGAACTACCTGATCCAGGAGCAGAGCATCGGCATCCACTACAACCAGGGTGCCGAAGTACTCGACTACGTCGCCGACACCGAACCGTTGAAATTCGTCGACGGCCACTTCGAGCTGCTCACCGCACCCGGGCTCGGCATCGAGATCGACGAGGAGGCGGTTCGCGCCGCGGACGCCGTTGGCAACGCCTGGCGTACCCCGCTCTGGCGGCACTCGGACGGATCGTTGGCGGAGTGGTGA
- a CDS encoding carbohydrate ABC transporter permease, with protein MTSTLVRETPATAPRTRQPRKRKSAAYPAFRVIMLAVIVLTFVAPLAWMVLASFKTNVDIYNPESAFVFSPTMQNYETVFGQANYLQYIFNSFWIGLASTALSLILGVPAAYSMSRFVMKKSAALVLLARIIPGVSLLVPWYLIFSNLRLVGSYEVLILSHMFVALPLIVYIMMSFFDSLPLELEEQAQVDGLTPIGAFLRISLPLSVPGIATAGILSFIFSWNNFMFALVLSGARTKTLPVAIFDFVAYASIDWGGLMAAAVIITIPIMVIALFTQKYIVSGLTAGATKG; from the coding sequence ATGACCTCGACCCTTGTTCGGGAGACACCGGCAACCGCACCGCGGACACGGCAGCCCCGCAAGCGCAAGTCAGCCGCCTACCCCGCCTTCCGGGTGATCATGCTCGCGGTCATCGTGCTGACCTTCGTCGCCCCGCTGGCGTGGATGGTACTCGCATCATTCAAGACCAACGTCGACATCTACAACCCGGAATCGGCGTTCGTGTTCTCGCCGACGATGCAGAACTACGAGACGGTGTTCGGGCAGGCCAACTACCTGCAGTACATCTTCAACAGCTTCTGGATCGGCCTCGCATCCACGGCCCTGTCGCTGATCCTGGGTGTGCCGGCGGCGTACTCGATGAGCCGGTTCGTGATGAAGAAGTCGGCGGCGCTGGTGCTGCTGGCCCGCATCATCCCCGGCGTCAGCCTCCTGGTGCCCTGGTACCTGATCTTCTCGAACCTGCGCCTGGTGGGCAGCTACGAGGTGCTGATCCTGTCGCACATGTTCGTCGCGCTGCCGCTGATCGTCTACATCATGATGTCGTTCTTCGACTCGCTCCCGCTCGAGCTCGAGGAGCAGGCGCAGGTGGATGGGCTCACCCCGATCGGGGCGTTCCTCAGGATCAGCCTGCCGCTGTCGGTGCCGGGAATCGCCACCGCGGGCATCCTGTCCTTCATCTTCTCGTGGAACAACTTCATGTTCGCCTTGGTGCTGTCCGGGGCGCGCACGAAGACGCTCCCGGTCGCGATCTTCGACTTCGTCGCCTACGCGTCGATCGACTGGGGTGGATTGATGGCCGCCGCCGTGATCATCACCATCCCGATCATGGTGATCGCACTGTTCACCCAGAAATACATCGTCTCCGGCCTCACCGCCGGCGCAACGAAGGGATAA
- a CDS encoding carbohydrate ABC transporter permease, producing MSVLARPRGPFDAFSRWANHNRKWVLAAPAMVFVALLIIFPVGWTLYLSLTDASGSVRAESEFIGLENYFDVLTDTERFWPAVLRTAAFTGGALLFEMGLGMCIALLLWRPFRGEKWVRVAILLPLVATPVAVGMMWRLIFEPNIGFANQMLSWFGIPAQPWLSGQTTALPTLIFIDIWQWTPMVVLILLAGLTSLSDEPDEAARVDGATAWQRFWYVTFPLIMPTFITAILLRGIDALKTFDILYATKGKGGGSFHEVETLNVYAYGLSFDYNDYGVSSTVLIIFFLMIIGCIWLLTIRKKRSNS from the coding sequence GTGAGCGTACTCGCCCGCCCCCGCGGCCCCTTCGACGCGTTCTCACGCTGGGCCAATCACAACCGCAAGTGGGTCCTCGCGGCCCCCGCCATGGTCTTCGTGGCCTTGCTGATCATCTTCCCGGTCGGCTGGACCCTCTACCTCAGCCTCACCGACGCCTCCGGCTCGGTCAGGGCGGAGTCCGAATTCATCGGCCTCGAGAACTACTTCGACGTTCTTACCGACACCGAACGGTTCTGGCCGGCTGTGCTGCGCACCGCAGCCTTCACCGGCGGTGCGCTGCTGTTCGAGATGGGCCTCGGCATGTGCATCGCACTGCTGCTCTGGCGCCCGTTCCGCGGCGAGAAGTGGGTGCGCGTCGCGATCCTGCTGCCGCTGGTGGCAACGCCGGTCGCGGTCGGCATGATGTGGCGACTGATCTTCGAGCCCAACATCGGCTTCGCGAACCAGATGCTCTCCTGGTTCGGCATCCCCGCCCAGCCCTGGCTGTCGGGGCAGACCACGGCGCTGCCCACCCTGATCTTCATCGACATCTGGCAGTGGACGCCGATGGTCGTGCTGATCCTGCTCGCCGGCCTGACCTCGCTGTCCGACGAGCCCGATGAGGCGGCGCGCGTCGACGGCGCCACCGCCTGGCAGCGGTTCTGGTACGTCACCTTCCCGCTGATCATGCCGACCTTCATCACGGCGATCCTGCTGCGCGGCATCGACGCGCTGAAGACCTTCGACATCCTGTACGCAACCAAGGGCAAGGGCGGCGGCTCATTCCATGAGGTCGAGACGCTCAATGTCTACGCCTATGGCCTCAGCTTCGACTACAACGACTACGGCGTCTCGTCGACGGTCCTGATCATCTTCTTCCTGATGATCATCGGCTGCATCTGGCTGCTCACCATCCGTAAGAAGAGGAGCAACTCATGA
- a CDS encoding ABC transporter substrate-binding protein → MKKHSSIRVAGVVTAAALAAATLVSCSSTSGDEGSDVLNVTLANHVWTDIVKEALPEFEEETGIKVTLTQLGEDQLSDQYNVKLNAGTDEIDVMMYRPLQEGKLFAQNGYLAEISDSVGENAEWDWDDFQAGPVGATTFEGEVVGVPIITEREVLYYRKDLLEAAGLEVPTTLEELEEAAETIAAANPGIAGFVARTGVSAAVTQFSSFLHSSGGDFFDEDGNATLDTKEARKAYELYGRLIREHGPENVSTDMSWPEAMAIFTQGNAAFYTEADSLYKNAADPANSTVSETVGFAQFPAGDEGSRAYNVPSWALGINAASSNYDNAWKFIEWATSKEKTLEIQQAGVPGPRTSVWEDPAGVETYPADLAEAILASAETGVGYDRPLVISVAEAREIVGAPIVTSITGGDLDAAIAAAQAKFQEFLDEENE, encoded by the coding sequence GTGAAGAAGCACAGCAGCATTCGCGTCGCCGGTGTTGTCACCGCGGCAGCGCTCGCGGCAGCAACTCTGGTTTCGTGCAGTTCGACCAGTGGTGACGAGGGCTCGGACGTCCTCAACGTCACTCTGGCGAACCACGTCTGGACGGACATCGTCAAGGAGGCTCTGCCGGAGTTCGAGGAAGAGACCGGCATCAAGGTCACCCTCACCCAGCTCGGCGAGGACCAGCTGTCCGACCAGTACAACGTCAAGCTCAACGCCGGAACCGATGAGATCGACGTGATGATGTACCGCCCGCTCCAGGAGGGCAAGCTGTTCGCGCAGAACGGCTACCTCGCCGAGATCTCCGACTCGGTCGGCGAGAACGCCGAATGGGACTGGGACGACTTCCAGGCCGGTCCGGTCGGGGCGACTACCTTCGAGGGTGAGGTCGTCGGCGTGCCGATCATCACCGAGCGTGAGGTGCTCTACTACCGCAAGGACCTGCTTGAAGCAGCCGGACTCGAGGTTCCGACCACGCTCGAGGAGCTCGAGGAAGCGGCCGAAACCATCGCAGCGGCGAACCCCGGCATCGCCGGATTCGTCGCCCGCACCGGTGTCTCGGCTGCGGTGACCCAGTTCTCCAGCTTCCTGCACTCCAGCGGCGGCGACTTCTTCGACGAGGACGGCAACGCCACCCTCGACACCAAGGAAGCCCGCAAGGCGTACGAGCTGTACGGGCGCCTGATCCGTGAACACGGGCCGGAGAACGTCAGCACCGACATGAGCTGGCCGGAAGCCATGGCAATCTTCACGCAGGGCAACGCAGCGTTCTACACCGAGGCCGACAGCCTTTACAAGAACGCCGCCGACCCGGCCAACTCGACCGTCTCCGAGACGGTCGGCTTCGCCCAGTTCCCCGCCGGTGACGAGGGCTCGCGCGCCTACAACGTGCCGTCGTGGGCGCTCGGCATCAACGCCGCGTCAAGCAACTACGACAACGCGTGGAAGTTCATCGAATGGGCGACCAGCAAGGAGAAGACCCTCGAGATCCAGCAGGCCGGCGTTCCCGGTCCGCGCACCTCGGTCTGGGAGGACCCGGCCGGCGTCGAGACCTACCCGGCCGACCTCGCCGAGGCGATCCTCGCCAGCGCCGAGACCGGTGTCGGCTACGACCGCCCGCTCGTGATCTCGGTTGCCGAGGCCCGCGAGATCGTGGGCGCGCCGATCGTGACCTCCATCACCGGTGGTGACCTCGATGCGGCAATCGCCGCCGCCCAGGCGAAGTTCCAGGAATTCCTGGACGAAGAGAACGAGTAA
- a CDS encoding FadR/GntR family transcriptional regulator codes for MDAPAKPSPDAAVAAAQPVTDLSALHNRVLDALGQAICEGRLAADSTITTEELERHYGVSRSVIRESLRALEAMGMVTSKRRVGNRILPSDEWNVYDRNVIRWRLAGRDRLSQLKSLIELRTAIEPAAAGLAASRASLTQASDLVGLAGRLWAAGRGGDSELFLELDVQFHALVLDMSGNQMFARLNDLVSEVLIGRTHYGLIPQFPNHEALQLHVDVAGGIQSGNAEAASRAMIQIMERSMAETSELWERNAPVEASP; via the coding sequence ATGGATGCGCCTGCAAAACCGAGCCCGGACGCCGCAGTGGCGGCCGCCCAGCCCGTGACCGACCTGTCGGCGCTGCACAATCGGGTGCTCGATGCCCTCGGTCAGGCCATCTGCGAAGGCCGGCTCGCCGCCGACAGCACCATCACCACCGAGGAACTCGAACGGCACTACGGTGTGTCCCGGTCGGTCATCCGCGAGTCGCTGCGGGCGCTCGAGGCTATGGGCATGGTCACGTCGAAGCGGCGCGTCGGCAACCGCATCCTGCCGAGCGACGAGTGGAACGTGTACGACCGCAACGTCATCCGCTGGCGACTCGCGGGCCGCGACCGGCTCTCCCAGCTGAAGTCCCTGATCGAGCTGCGCACCGCGATCGAGCCGGCTGCCGCCGGTCTCGCCGCCAGCCGGGCGAGCCTCACCCAGGCCAGTGACCTGGTCGGGCTGGCCGGCAGGCTCTGGGCGGCCGGACGCGGCGGCGACAGCGAACTGTTCCTGGAGCTCGACGTCCAGTTCCACGCGCTGGTGCTGGACATGAGCGGCAACCAGATGTTCGCACGGCTGAATGACCTGGTTTCAGAGGTGCTGATCGGCCGTACCCATTACGGCCTGATCCCCCAGTTTCCGAACCATGAGGCGCTGCAATTGCACGTCGACGTCGCGGGCGGCATCCAGAGCGGCAACGCCGAAGCGGCCAGTCGGGCGATGATCCAGATCATGGAGCGCTCGATGGCCGAGACATCCGAATTATGGGAGCGGAACGCCCCGGTCGAGGCCTCGCCCTGA
- a CDS encoding gluconokinase has translation MTNESTDTEAPIIVVMGVSGSGKSTIGALLARDLGVPFADADDLHPMENIEKMASGQPLDDDDRWPWLAKVGDALAAGRGSGTGLVMACSALKRRYRDAIRQQAPGTLFVHLHGSREVLGARTEGRSDHFMPPSLLDSQFASLEELASDEPGFVVDVAGTVREILDQAVAGVRSRD, from the coding sequence GTGACGAACGAATCGACCGACACCGAGGCGCCCATCATCGTGGTGATGGGCGTTTCGGGGTCGGGTAAATCCACCATCGGTGCCCTGCTGGCCCGCGACCTCGGCGTCCCGTTCGCCGACGCCGACGACCTGCACCCGATGGAGAACATCGAGAAGATGGCCTCCGGCCAGCCGCTCGACGACGACGATCGCTGGCCGTGGCTGGCCAAGGTCGGTGACGCGCTCGCTGCAGGTCGCGGATCCGGCACGGGACTCGTGATGGCCTGCTCGGCGCTCAAGCGTCGTTACCGGGATGCGATCCGGCAGCAGGCGCCCGGCACGCTGTTCGTGCACCTGCACGGCTCGCGCGAGGTTCTCGGAGCCCGCACCGAGGGACGCAGCGACCACTTCATGCCGCCGAGCCTCCTGGACTCCCAGTTCGCCTCCCTCGAAGAACTGGCCTCCGACGAGCCGGGCTTCGTCGTTGATGTTGCCGGCACGGTGCGCGAGATCCTCGACCAGGCGGTCGCGGGCGTCCGCAGCCGCGACTAG